The Fructilactobacillus myrtifloralis genome segment GACCCCTGCATCCTTGAGCTCTTTCTTAATCCGTTCCTTAATAAACGCGATCACGTCAGTAAAGACGGGTGCTTGGTCAACCTTTGGCAGGACGGCCTGATCTGTTTCTGCTGTCACAATCGCTTCTAATAACGGATGCAATGGTAGAGTCCACTGCCGATCCGTCACAATGCGCACAATTCCAGTTGCTTGGCGTCTAAGGGCATAGGGATCGTTAGACCCACTGGGGATCATCCCAGCAGCAAAGAAGGTCATGATACTATCCAACTTGTCAGCCACCGCTAACACCGCTCCGACCTGGGAGGCCGGTAGAGCACCATCCGCAGCAATTGGTTGATAGTGTTCCCGGATGGCCTGGGCAACCTCTGGATCCTCACCCTGTAACAGCGCGTACTTCTCTCCCATAATCCCTTGTAATTCAGAAAATTCACCAACCATTCCGGTTACAAGGTCAAACTTATAGATGGAAGCGGCCCGGTCGAGGTGAGCCAACTGGCTCTTCGTGAGGCCCACTCGTTCACCGATTAAGCGGGCAATCATCTGAACTCGTTGCATTTTGTCATACATCGATGAAATTTGATCGTGGAAGGTCACGTCCTTGAGCTTCTGCACGAAGTAGTCGAGGTCATGTTGCTGGTCTTCCTGGTAGAAGAATTCCGCATCATACAACCGGGCGGCGAGGACCTTTTCGTTTCCCGTAATGACATTGTCAAGGTACTCACTGTTTCCGTTACGAACGGAAACAAAGTGGGGCAGTAAGTTGCCAGCTTGATCCTCCACGGCAAAGAACCGTTGGTGATTGCGCATGGAAGTAATCAAAACTTCCTTTGGAATGGCTAAAAAGCGGGGATCAAAATCACCGGCAAAGCTGGTCGGCCATTCTACCAAGTTATTAACTTCTTCCAGTAAATCGGCTTCGACGGGAATCTGCCAATCGTGTTCATCGGCAATGGCCGAAATTTGGGCTGTGATTTTAGCTTTCCGCTTGTCCGCATCGGCAATGACAAATTCTTGTTCTAAAGCCGGTTCGTAATCGGAGACCTTACTTAAGGCAACCGGATTCCCTAAGAAGCGGTGTCCGTAGGTTGTCCGCCCCGCCTGGACGTTCACGATCTCTAACGGTAAGACCTCTTCATCGAGGAGGGCGACCAACCATTTGATGGGCCGCAAAAATTGAAAGTGGTTTGTCCCCCACTTCATCATGGTGGGAAAGTTAAGGGACTTAATCACGTCGACTAACCCAAGTAAGACCTCACCCACCGGCTTTCCGGTGACGTGTTTATTGACAAACACGTAGTCAGTTCCCTTGACCGTTTTAAAGGTAATGGCGTCTGGCGTAACTCCTTGCCCCTTTGTAAACCCAAGGGCCGCCTTACTCCAGCTCCCGTCTTCATTTTGTGCGATTCGCTTGGCCGGTCCCTTGACCTCTTCGTCAATATCGGGCTGCTTAGCGGCTAACCCCGTAATTTGGAGGGCCAACCGGCGGGGCGTCGAAAAGGGTTTAATGTGTTCGTAACTAATGCGTTCAGCTTGCAGAAATTGTTCTACCTTGGCCATTAGCTGGTGGATACTTGGGGTTACAACGTGCGCAGGCATTTCCTCTAGGCCAATCTCTAATAGAAAATCACGTGTCATTATTTTGCCTCCCCCTTTTGTTTTGCTTGTTGATGCACAGTTGCTTCGTGTTTTTTCGTATATTCAGCGAGTACGGCAGCTCGCGTTTGTGGATCCTTAATCAACGGGAAGCCTAACTTCCGGCGTTCTTCAACAAAGGCCTGGGCAATCCCGTGAGCCATTTTCCGAATCCGGGCAAGATACCCGGCCCGTTCCGTCACCGAAACGGCTCCACGGGCATCCAGTTGGTTAAAGGTATGACTACACTTTAAAACGTAGTCGTAGGCGGGGTGCACTAAGCCGAGTTTAATCAACCGTTGTGCTTCCTTTTCGTACGCATCAAACAATTGATGGAGCATGGCTTGGTTACTTTCTTCAAAGCTATATTTAGAGTGTTCGTACTCCGGTTCTTTGAAGATGTCGCCATACTTAACCCCGTCCGACCATTCAAGATCAAAAACGTTATTAACGTCTTGAATGTAAGAAGCTAGTCGTTCCAACCCGTAGGTAATTTCTACGGCCACGGGATCCATCTGTAAGCCTCCCACGACTTGGAAATAGGTAAACTGCGTTACTTCCATCCCATCGAGCCAGACTTCCCAACCAACTCCGGCACAACCCATTGAGGGGTTTTCCCAGTTGTCTTCCACGAACCGAATGTCGTGTTCTAAGGGATTAATCCCCAGTTCCTCTAGGGAATGAATGTACAGGTTTTGAATGTCATCTGGAGAGGGCTTCATGAGGACTTGAAACTGGTGGTGTTGGTACAACCGATTTGGGTTTTCCCCGTACCGACCGTCTGCTGGCCGTCTCGATGGTTCCACATAACAGACGTTCCATGGTTCTGGTCCAATGGCCCGCAGAAAGGTAAACGGACTCATCGTCCCGGCCCCTTTTTCGGTATCGTACGCATCCATTACCATGCACCCTTGCTGACTCCAATACTTTTTAAGCGTTGCCGCAATTGCTTGCATTGAGAGCTTTTTTGTCATGTTAATTCCTCCATTTCTCAAACAAATAAAAAAGCCTATGTAAAAGTAAAAACTCTTACATAGGGACGAGGTCGTCGCGGTTCCACCCTACTTCTGAACTTAATCAGCAACTCGAAACGCATTGACTCGAAAAGCGCCAGTCCCTGAATGCAAGTGCCATCTCTCACTATCATGGCTTCGCTGTCTTGCAACCTTCAGTTACTCTCTTTTGTCTGTGTCAAATATTTAGTTAACTCTATTATAGTGGGCTAATTTGCAAACGTCAACGACAATCACTTCGGCGTCAGGGACCACTGCTTCATTTGCCGTAAAAAGCGTTTGCTCTTTAGTTTCAACCCCACGTCGTGATCATAAATTTGGTCTAAGGTTTGCTGTAATTGGTCCTTGGTCCGCTGGTTTACCTGAATTTTACCAATCTTTGTAAGATCAACCGTAGAAAACAACTGGAGGTAGTAAATCGTTCGTGGTGCTAAGTGCAACCGGTGGGAATCAGCGGCAAAGTGGCGCTCACAAATCAAACCACCAAACTGTTCCGAATAATCATAAGTCGTGCTCGTTCGACCACAAACCGCACAGTGGTGCCATTCTGGCGCCACTCCAAAGACCGGCAACAACTGGACTTCCACGATGTTTGTAATAATTGCCGGATCAAAGCCGTTGTTAATCAGGTTTAAGGCATAAAATAACTTATCAAACCACTGAGAAACCGCTACTCCATCGGGAAAGGCAGCATCAAGCAGCC includes the following:
- the glyS gene encoding glycine--tRNA ligase subunit beta, translated to MTRDFLLEIGLEEMPAHVVTPSIHQLMAKVEQFLQAERISYEHIKPFSTPRRLALQITGLAAKQPDIDEEVKGPAKRIAQNEDGSWSKAALGFTKGQGVTPDAITFKTVKGTDYVFVNKHVTGKPVGEVLLGLVDVIKSLNFPTMMKWGTNHFQFLRPIKWLVALLDEEVLPLEIVNVQAGRTTYGHRFLGNPVALSKVSDYEPALEQEFVIADADKRKAKITAQISAIADEHDWQIPVEADLLEEVNNLVEWPTSFAGDFDPRFLAIPKEVLITSMRNHQRFFAVEDQAGNLLPHFVSVRNGNSEYLDNVITGNEKVLAARLYDAEFFYQEDQQHDLDYFVQKLKDVTFHDQISSMYDKMQRVQMIARLIGERVGLTKSQLAHLDRAASIYKFDLVTGMVGEFSELQGIMGEKYALLQGEDPEVAQAIREHYQPIAADGALPASQVGAVLAVADKLDSIMTFFAAGMIPSGSNDPYALRRQATGIVRIVTDRQWTLPLHPLLEAIVTAETDQAVLPKVDQAPVFTDVIAFIKERIKKELKDAGVSYDLVNAAVAATSTDINYNEQSALTLRTAHDQADFKAVIEALTRVTRIAAQADSPLADNEVNPALFENEAEQAMDVAVKQLQQSFITLPASDAYAALADLRPVIDSYFDATMIMTKDPAVRQNRLTEMQQLAALIQHFADVEAVMVK
- the glyQ gene encoding glycine--tRNA ligase subunit alpha, with translation MTKKLSMQAIAATLKKYWSQQGCMVMDAYDTEKGAGTMSPFTFLRAIGPEPWNVCYVEPSRRPADGRYGENPNRLYQHHQFQVLMKPSPDDIQNLYIHSLEELGINPLEHDIRFVEDNWENPSMGCAGVGWEVWLDGMEVTQFTYFQVVGGLQMDPVAVEITYGLERLASYIQDVNNVFDLEWSDGVKYGDIFKEPEYEHSKYSFEESNQAMLHQLFDAYEKEAQRLIKLGLVHPAYDYVLKCSHTFNQLDARGAVSVTERAGYLARIRKMAHGIAQAFVEERRKLGFPLIKDPQTRAAVLAEYTKKHEATVHQQAKQKGEAK
- the recO gene encoding DNA repair protein RecO, whose product is MVNTKSRPFHGILIYRQNYREHDMLVKFFTAEAGKKMFLIRGARRPKFKMTADLLPFSYGTYDGTLKKQGLSYIATADHVKHFSQISADLMLNAYATYIMGLLDAAFPDGVAVSQWFDKLFYALNLINNGFDPAIITNIVEVQLLPVFGVAPEWHHCAVCGRTSTTYDYSEQFGGLICERHFAADSHRLHLAPRTIYYLQLFSTVDLTKIGKIQVNQRTKDQLQQTLDQIYDHDVGLKLKSKRFLRQMKQWSLTPK